GAAGTAGTAACCAGCCGATCAGCGAGTTTCGCGCCTGCTGTGGGGCAACGCCTTGCAGACCGGGCCGCGAGGGAACAACGGAGTGTCCGTGTGCGAGGCAATCGCTCTCTGCCGGAAGCGAAGGCATGCAGCAGGCACCGGAGCACTCCGTCGATCCCGCAGGCAGCGCCAGAACGATGCGCTTGCCAGACCTCCCGTGCCGGAAGGGCAGGACCCGACCGCAAACCGCAATTCCATATCCCGGACGGAGGGATGGCCCGCTGTCACTGAGTTCTGGCGTCAAGGCCGCATCAGGCGCCGCTGAGCCGGCCGAAGGCGGCGCAACGGTGGCAGATCCTGCGGGACATCAGCTGGGGAAAAAATCGAGGCGGGTGTTGCGCCGCGAACGAAGGCGGCGCCAGCGATGGTCAGAGCCGCGAACGAAGGCGGCGTCAGCCGCCGAGAGTGAGCGGTCCCCTCGCGGCCCCACAACCCGGAGGCGATTTTCGAGGGAGCGATGCGGTGTCCAAAGCACTCTCCACGCGGCTGGATGATCTCCGAGGCAGCGGCGATCGCGGAAACCGCGTTCAGACGCGAGGGCGGGTCACTGGCCTGCCGAATCTCCGCCCGTCTGCGGGGCGGGCTGCGCCGGCTGGCCTTCGGGCAGGATGATGACCGTTTCGCCGGGCAGGGCCTTGTTCAGGTGCTGACGGATCGCGCGCTGCCGCTCCTCCTCGCTGACCCGCAGGCGCTCCACTTCCGTGTGCTTGCGGTGCACCTTGTCCCGCAGCAGCCGGACCTCGTCATTCAGAGACACCATCTCGCGGTACTTCTGCAACATCAGAGGCAAGCCTTCCGGCCGCATCAGGACGGAGACGAGAGCGGCGAGACAGAACATGGTCGCGGTGAAGAATGAAAGCTTGCGCAGCAGCGGCTTCATGGCGGAAACAATTCGTCTAAATCTCGTTTATAATCCCTCTCGCGGGCAATGTCCATACCCCGGAGAAAATAATGACCGACAAGATCCTTGTTTCGACGACCTGCGGCTCGGAAGAGGAGGCGAAGCGGCTGGCGCAGCTGCTCGTGGAGGAGCGGCTGGCGGCGTGCGTGCAGATCCTGCCGCAGGTGTTCAGCGTGTACCGCTGGCGCGGCGCGGTGGAGGAAGGCTGCGAGTGCCTGCTGCTGGTGAAAAGCCGGCGGGACCTTTTCGGGGAGCTGTGCCGGCGGCTGCGGGCGGCGCACTCGTACGAGCTGCCCGAGATCGTCGCCCTGCCTGTCGTGGACGGAGACCTGGACTATCTGTCGTGGATTGACGCCGGGCTGCGCAGCCCCGAGTCCTTGCAGGACACTCCGGCCGTGTGATGGGATAGTGGCTCATGACTGCGCCGCAAGCTCCTACGCGCGCCCGTCACTGGGTGGTGTTTTTCGCCGTCACGCTGGCCATCCTGGCGTACATCGACCGCGTGGCCATCTCGCAGGCGGCGCCGCTGATCTCGAAGGATCTGGGCTTCAGCAAGCAGGAGATGGGCTACATCTTCTCTGCGTTTGCGCTGGCCTATGCGGCGTTCGAGATTCCGGGCGGCTGGATGGGGGACTGGATGGGGCCGCGGCGGGTGCTGATGCGGATCGTGCTGTGGTGGTCGTTCTTCACGGCGGCCACGGGCTGGGCGTGGAACTTCGTCTCGATGTGGATCGTGCGGTTCCTGTTCGGCGCAGGCGAGGCAGGCTGCTTTCCGAACCTCACCAAGGCGTTCACCACCTGGCTGCCCGTGCACGAGCGGGTGCGCGCGCAGGGGATCATGTGGTCGTTCGCGCGGTGGGGCGGGGCGTTTACGCCGCCGCTGTTCGCGCTGCTGTTCCGCTTCATGGGCTGGCGCGACGTGTTCCACGTGTTCGGGCTGATCGGCCTGGTGTGGGCGTTCTTCTTCTACCGCTGGTACCGCGACAACCCGAAGGACCACCCGGCGGTGAACGAGGCGGAGCTGGCGCTGCTGGAGGGCGCGGAGAAGACGGCGTCGGGCCACGGCGACGTGCCGTGGGGCAAGATGGTGCGGCGCGGCTCGGTGTGGCTGCTGTGGGCGCAGTATTTCCTGCTGACCTATCCCTGGTACTTCTACATCACGTGGCTGCCCACATACCTGCAGGAGGCGCGCCACATGGACATGGGCACCAGCGCGCGCTACGCCATTCTGCCGCTGCTGTTCGGCGGGATCGGCTCGATGTTCGCCGGGTTTCTGGCCAAGTATGTCTCGCTGTGGCTCGGGTCGGTGGACCGGGCGCGGCGCTGGATGGGCGCGGCAGGCTTTCTGGGCGCGGCGGGATTCCTGCTCGTCTCCACTCTGACGAAAGACCCGCTGCCGGCGATGCTGGCCATGGGGCTGGCGTCGTTCTGCAACGACCTGGTGATGCCGGGCGCATGGGGCGCGTGCATGGACATCGGCGGAAAATACGCGGGGACGCTCTCCGGCTCGATGAACATGATGGGCAACATCGCCGGAATTCTTGCGCCTTCCATTGGCGGTTTCATCCTCATGCACACGGGCAACGACTGGAACCTGTTCCTGTTCACGATGGCGGGCGCCTATTTCCTGGGGGCGTTCTGCTGGCCTTTCATCCATTCCAC
This DNA window, taken from Bryobacteraceae bacterium, encodes the following:
- the cutA gene encoding divalent-cation tolerance protein CutA; its protein translation is MTDKILVSTTCGSEEEAKRLAQLLVEERLAACVQILPQVFSVYRWRGAVEEGCECLLLVKSRRDLFGELCRRLRAAHSYELPEIVALPVVDGDLDYLSWIDAGLRSPESLQDTPAV
- a CDS encoding glucarate transporter yields the protein MTAPQAPTRARHWVVFFAVTLAILAYIDRVAISQAAPLISKDLGFSKQEMGYIFSAFALAYAAFEIPGGWMGDWMGPRRVLMRIVLWWSFFTAATGWAWNFVSMWIVRFLFGAGEAGCFPNLTKAFTTWLPVHERVRAQGIMWSFARWGGAFTPPLFALLFRFMGWRDVFHVFGLIGLVWAFFFYRWYRDNPKDHPAVNEAELALLEGAEKTASGHGDVPWGKMVRRGSVWLLWAQYFLLTYPWYFYITWLPTYLQEARHMDMGTSARYAILPLLFGGIGSMFAGFLAKYVSLWLGSVDRARRWMGAAGFLGAAGFLLVSTLTKDPLPAMLAMGLASFCNDLVMPGAWGACMDIGGKYAGTLSGSMNMMGNIAGILAPSIGGFILMHTGNDWNLFLFTMAGAYFLGAFCWPFIHSTRPLED